A single genomic interval of Pochonia chlamydosporia 170 chromosome 7, whole genome shotgun sequence harbors:
- a CDS encoding ankyrin repeat-containing domain-containing protein (similar to Metarhizium robertsii ARSEF 23 XP_007824985.1) yields MYGTTLPYLVTDDDREKFRIGGKALTPEKIQEVFELVRADDHDFFIEAFTLTQAIDPTTGDSLLHVAVRAGSMDGVVKLMERFDRARRPRPPRPFYTWAYHAFIAHQNYNGDTVFHVAARNGNLLLMKMIYRYIDPHWSAVCPEDDSDAPEEDVYPITVDEEYSTPRLMLLLTKNRAGRDIIAEARLVGNDGLADWLDAIVDRLDPKRDRRTEEGIAEMTAKVRQWFWYDMMSERQQKQLKSNE; encoded by the coding sequence ATGTACGGCACAACACTCCCGTACCTCGTCACAGACGATGATCGCGAGAAATTTCGCATCGGTGGCAAGGCTTTGACGCCAGAAAAGATTCAAGAAGTCTTTGAATTGGTCCGCGCTGACGACCACGACTTTTTCATTGAGGCATTTACTCTCACACAGGCGATAGACCCAACCACGGGGGACTCGCTACTGCATGTAGCCGTCCGGGCAGGGTCCATGGACGGCGTGGTCAAGCTGATGGAAAGGTTCGACCGCGCAAGGAGACCCAGACCCCCGCGGCCGTTCTATACCTGGGCGTACCATGCCTTCATTGCCCATCAGAACTATAATGGCGATACTGTCTTCCATGTTGCTGCGCGTAACGGCAACCTCTTACTCATGAAAATGATATACCGCTACATAGATCCCCACTGGTCAGCAGTCTGCCCGGAAGATGACTCGGATGCCCCTGAGGAAGATGTGTATCCCATCACTGTCGACGAAGAGTACTCTACGCCTCGTCTGATGCTGCTTCTTACCAAGAACCGTGCCGGTCGTGATATTATCGCCGAGGCTCGTCTTGTAGGAAACGATGGGTTGGCTGACTGGTTGGATGCCATTGTAGATAGGCTGGACCCTAAGCGCGATAGACGCACCGAGGAGGGTATCGCAGAAATGACGGCTAAAGTGAGGCAATGGTTCTGGTATGACATGATGAGCGAAAGACAACAAAAGCAGTTGAAGTCAAATGAGTGA
- a CDS encoding Hsp70 family chaperone (similar to Cordyceps militaris CM01 XP_006668767.1), with protein sequence MDRSQASASRSGEGGGVYQNRMRIVVAVDFGTTFSAVAYANTHNPSVQKLLTSWGDGGVTQDKVPTILRYDNRGTTGAYHWGLRVQKYIDYGEKVHEWFKLGLCNDFEERRSRESEFMSKYKSQTAQPPVKGEVCEGLVVNYLQGIKGAVDHFFIKNFDEDVARCPRDYIITVPALWDHAEQEKTRRCAERSGMGEGTQLQIISEPEAACIYAIQTMLSAKVKDTYVICDAGGGTVDLASYTITSLSMNPFHCQLAGAATGSGGLCGSSFLNRIFEEYLRDKFKDYDGWHKMYMIDASKAFEERIKPGFTGDNEDPHIIRIGGLKPSKPHGVEKNFLTLTTKELREKVFDVVITKIQGLVRDQIANTDGRVKEVLLAGGFGKNRYLQKRLTEIDDSDTAIARGALMAGLAGLGRTHKIEDDGGFNASPAGTKVVSRIAGRHYGTTAYYDFQEGKDENNRDDGAKIEKIQWFAKKGDSIPDGRPVSFEFFKVAKVRSNVPAHEVCNPTVRIYTCEKLTPPEYKDDPTVWEIAKFKLDFRGLSIPTILIKGEEFYNAEFAIEMTLRAASLSFHGVYSKGLTVPKRFPANHVQFR encoded by the exons ATGGATAGAAGTCAAGCTTCAGCATCTCGCAGCGGTGAAGGTGGAGGGGTATATCAGAATCGTATGCGGATCGTGGTGGCTGTTGATTTTG GAACCACCTTCTCTGCCGTTGCGTATGCCAATACTCACAAT CCGTCTGTGCAAAAGCTGTTGACCAGTtggggagatggaggagtGACACAAGATAAGGTCCCGAC AATTCTGCGATACGACAACCGTGGTACCACTGGGGCATATCACTGGGGACTTCGGGTCCAGAAGTACATTGACTACGGCGAAAAGGTCCACGAGTGGTTCAAACTGGGTCTTTGCAACGATTTCGAAGAGCGTCGTTCCCGCGAGTCAGAGTTTATGAGTAAGTATAAGAGTCAAACTGCCCAACCTCCAGTCAAAGGTGAAGTGTGCGAGGGCTTGGTTGTCAATTATCTCCAAGGTATCAAGGGAGCCGTCGACCACTTCTTCATTAAGAATTTTGACGAAGACGTGGCACGGTGTCCCAGGGACTACATTATTACAGTTCCAGCTCTTTGGGATCATGCCGAGCAGGAGAAGACACGGCGGTGCGCCGAGAGGTCTGGCATGGGAGAAGGTACCCAACTTCAGATCATCTCGGAACCTGAAGCTGCTTGCATATACGCTATCCAGACGATGCTCTCAGCGAAGGTCAAGGACACTTACGTTATTTGCGATGCCGGTGGAGG TACTGTCGACCTCGCTTCGTACACCATTACGTCCTTGTCAATGAACCCATTCCACTGCCAGCTCGCCGGGGCGGCGACGGGATCAGGGGGACTCTGTGGAAGCAGTTTTTTGAACAGGATTTTTGAGGAATATCTTAGAGACAAGTTCAAAGACTACGACGGTTGGCATAAAATGTATATGATCGACGCCTCCAAGGCTTTTGAAGAAAGAATTAAACCTGGCTTCACTGGCGACAACGAAGACCCTCACATCATTAGGATCGGGGGCCTGAAGCCAAGTAAGCCTCACGGAGTCGAAAAGAATTTTCTAACTTTGACAACCAAGGAGCTGCGGGAGAAGGTGTTCGACGTAGTCATTACCAAGATTCAGGGTCTTGTTCGCGACCAAATTGCCAACACCGACGGGCGAGTAAAGGAGGTCTTACTCGCTGGTGGGTTCGGGAAGAATCGATATCTTCAGAAGAGACTTACAGAAATCGA CGACAGCGACACGGCCATTGCACGTGGTGCATTAATGGCTGGACTGGCCGGACTTGGCAGAACCCACAAAATTGAAGACGATGGTGGCTTCAACGCATCTCCCGCTGGCACTAAAGTGGTGTCTCGGATCGCTGGTAGGCACTACGGTACGACTGCCTACTACGACTTTCAAGAAGGCAAGGACGAGAACA ATCGGGACGACGGGGCCAAGATTGAGAAGATCCAATGGTTCGCAAAAAAG GGCGACAGCATCCCCGACGGGCGGCCGGTATCATTTGAATTTTTCAAAGTGGCGAAGGTGAGATCTAACGTTCCGGCGCACGAGGTGTGCAATCCGACAGTCCGCATATATACGTGCGAAAAATTGACTCCGCCCGAGTACAAAGACGATCCAA CTGTTTGGGAGATTGCCAAGTTCAAGCTGGACTTTCGTGGCCTTAGCATTCCGACTATATTGATAAAGGGGGAGGAATTTTATAATGCGGAATTTGCTATTGAGATGACTTTGCGCGCGGCAAGCTTGTCGTTCCATGGGGTTTACAGTAAAGGCCTTACAGTTCCAAAGCGGTTTCCAGCGAACCATGTTCAATTTCGCTAA
- a CDS encoding mannosyl phosphorylinositol ceramide synthase SUR1 (similar to microsporum gypseum CBS 118893 XP_003173442.1), whose translation MLPRNSFKSRLILLLLFLISLVYLSVSLICNFETGETLLERHFVLIKDTQETNNIPSTIYTERIPRVIHQIYKNDTIPEKWSAAYQSCMDQNPPGNWTHILWTDDKARNFITNFYSWFLPVYDSYPYDVQRFDALRYLLLYHFGGIYLDMDVGCKKDLSALLRHHAFFGKTSPYGVSNDVMGSEKGYELFRLLVLSLEAENHYRGTKYPTVMMSTGPMFVTRVLVKFLRKKSRETFEKVPSGGEDSPVAILPPELYGMSPVSYFEHYPGSSWHGWDVWVLGQISSRPGLFVFSVFVTFAGVLYFLKGRRTRG comes from the coding sequence ATGCTGCCTCGGAACAGCTTCAAAAGCCGATtgattctgctgctgctctttTTAATATCCCTTGTTTACCTATCAGTCTCCCTAATCTGCAATTTCGAAACCGGTGAGACACTTTTAGAACGCCACTTTGTCCTTATCAAGGACAcacaagaaacaaacaaTATACCCTCTACGATTTATACTGAAAGAATACCACGGGTAATTCATCAGATATACAAAAATGACACTATACCTGAGAAGTGGTCCGCAGCCTACCAGTCATGCATGGACCAAAATCCTCCCGGAAACTGGACACACATACTGTGGACAGACGACAAAGCACGAAACTTTATAACAAACTTTTACTCTTGGTTTCTGCCCGTATATGACAGCTACCCTTACGATGTGCAGCGTTTCGACGCGCTTCGGTACTTGCTACTGTACCATTTCGGCGGCATCTatcttgacatggacgtggGCTGCAAAAAAGACCTCTCAGCGCTGTTACGACATCACGCATTTTTCGGCAAAACGAGTCCATATGGCGTGAGTAACGACGTCATGGGCTCAGAGAAGGGGTACGAGCTCTTTCGTCTGCTCGTCCTGTCACTCGAAGCGGAGAATCACTATCGTGGGACCAAGTATCCAACAGTCATGATGTCGACAGGACCAATGTTTGTGACGCGGGTACTCGTGAAATTTCTGCGGAAGAAGAGCCGCGAAACATTCGAAAAagtgccgtctggtgggGAGGACTCTCCGGTAGCCATTCTTCCACCCGAGCTATACGGAATGTCACCCGTGTCGTATTTTGAGCATTACCCCGGCTCGTCGTGGCATGGGTGGGACGTTTGGGTCTTGGGGCAAATCAGCAGCCGTCCGGGTTTATTTGTTTTCAGCGTTTTTGTTACTTTTGCCGGggttttgtattttttgAAAGGGAGGCGGACAAGGGGTTAA
- a CDS encoding kinase domain-containing protein (similar to Cordyceps militaris CM01 XP_006668734.1) has translation MLIEKTPASICKCKFVSGGATGWVYEAAPGIALKYCVRGRLDEFQVENETYDLIERSNPPPCFVLSFLRLPGINFMQMMAESLDARLMRNQRRDFKQRICLEVLRLEPTSKIEQWAVELAGALAWLESLGLVQGDLRPTNLLLDNDDHLKLADFDSAAKMGTRNPGLAPPWARLLGKEAGNLCGGFGLYGAKSEQFAFGSILYNLTRGVEPYEDKGPEAVCLFRNMVFPELSDSRLDILTLRCWRGDFATLADLAQDVALLDGAKWAATATVTDDEYVGKMKETCQQLLQDKFTDLDVESLAE, from the coding sequence ATGTTGATTGAGAAGACTCCGGCATCGATATGCAAATGCAAATTTGTCTCTGGAGGCGCCACTGGGTGGGTTTACGAAGCTGCTCCTGGCATTGCTCTCAAATACTGTGTGCGAGGCCGTCTAGACGAATTCCAGGTCGAAAACGAAACATACGACCTCATCGAGCGGAGCAACCCTCCTCCATGTTTCGTTCTGAGTTTTCTACGACTGCCTGGTATAAACTTCATGCAGATGATGGCCGAAAGCCTAGATGCTCGTCTTATGCGCAACCAGCGTCGAGACTTCAAGCAACGCATATGTCTTGAAGTCCTGCGTTTGGAGCCGACCTCGAAAATCGAGCAGTGGGCTGTGGAACTGGCTGGAGCTCTCGCTTGGCTAGAATCCCTTGGACTGGTCCAGGGAGATCTTCGCCCAACAAATCTCCTTCTCGACAACGATGACCACCTGAAGctggccgactttgacaGCGCCGCTAAGATGGGCACTAGGAATCCGGGCCTAGCACCGCCGTGGGCACGGCTGCTTGGCAAAGAAGCCGGAAACCTATGTGGAGGGTTTGGACTGTACGGAGCAAAGAGTGAGCAGTTTGCCTTTGGTTCCATCTTATACAACTTGACGCGTGGTGTCGAACCATACGAGGATAAAGGCCCGGAAGCTGTATGCCTCTTCCGAAATATGGTGTTTCCGGAGTTGTCCGACTCCCGGTTAGATATATTGACCCTTCGCTGCTGGAGGGGTGACTTTGCGACCTTGGCTGATCTCGCCCAGGATGTTGCCCTCCTCGACGGTGCTAAGTGGGCAGCAACTGCAACCGTGACGGATGATGAGTACGTGGGCAAAATGAAAGAGACTTGTCAACAACTACTGCAAGACAAATTTACAgatttggatgttgaatCACTTGCCGAGTAG
- a CDS encoding alpha/beta-Hydrolase (similar to Glarea lozoyensis ATCC 20868 XP_008077696.1), translating to MSEDLVYALPPFETDFDVADFVDNISSRSPPQSSMIFSGTRNVTATYTIAGTFCTPGPGHKNGKSQTVLIATHGLNFDRWYWDPKPRPDLYSFVDFAINQGYSVFFYDRLGTGQSSRVSGYVAQLSNQVAILRKITHLIRNGKYLKGFGKPKSVVLVGHSFGSSLSLATITAEPSIADGLILTGYSLNATYLNGIGFFLASQPRIAAKQHPKKWRQLDTGYLTTADLYSNVNTFFKKPNYDTGISKYSENTKQPFAITELLSASAFTVQPLNYTGPTMIISGEYDFIFCTSDCNGVLEFPASHIFSKSKAFKAVSYSGAGHGLNLHLNAVGAFQEVMSFLSCNGL from the exons ATGTCTGAAGATTTAGTCTATGCCTTACCGCCTTTCGAAACTGATTTCGATGTGGCCGATTTTGTTGATAACATTTCGAGCAGGTCGCCACCCCAATCCTCCATGATCTTTTCAGGTACACGAAATGTTACAGCAACATACACTATTGCTGGGACATTCTGTACACCGGGGCCGGGGCACAAAAATGGCAAGAGCCAAACTGTTCTCATTGCGACTCATGGTTTGAATTTTGATAGATG GTACTGGGATCCGAAACCGCGCCCAGATCTTTACAGTTTTGTGGATTTTGCTATCAACCAAGGCTACTCTGTTTTCTTCTACGACCGGCTTGGTACTGGTCAGTCATCGCG CGTTTCAGGCTACGTTGCTCAATTGTCGAACCAAGTCGCCATCCTTCGAAAGATCACTCACCTCATTAGAAATGGGAAATACCTCAAGGGATTTGGAAAGCCAAAGTCCGTTGTTCTGGTTGGCCATAGTTTTGGCAGTTCTTTGTCTCTAGCCACAATTACGGCAGAACCCTCCATCGCTGATGGTTTGATTCTTACGG GTTATAGTCTCAATGCTACTTACTTGAACGGTATTGGCTTTTTCTTGGCGTCGCAGCCCAGGATCGCTGCCAAACAGCACCCCAAGAAGTGGCGTCAGCTGGATACT GGCTATCTAACAACAGCAGACCTTTATTCAAACGTAAATAC TTTCTTTAAGAAACCTAATTATGACACCGGTATATCGAAGTACAGTGAAAATACAAAGCAGCCATTTGCTATTACCGAACTGTTATCTGCTTCCGCTTTCACGGTTCAGCCCCTTAACTACACCGGCCCAACAATG ATAATCTCCGGGGAGTAtgacttcatcttctgcaCATCAGA CTGCAACGGTGTACTTGAGTTTCCCGCGTCTCACATCTTTtcaaagtccaaggcatTCAAGGCGGTCAGCTATTCTGGGGCTGGCCACGGGCTCAACCTCCACCTCAATGCGGTAGGCGCCTTTCAAGAGGTGATGAGCTTCCTTTCTTGTAACGGACTGTAA
- a CDS encoding carboxylesterase family protein (similar to Colletotrichum gloeosporioides Nara gc5 XP_007275722.1) — MGVSSGGGSVMHQLTAYGGLKPVAFQRAIPQSSGFVPTPGTQIQEETYAKFLSNLNVSSIEAARTLPSNELLVANAKQVGDSFWGTFTFGPVVDNDFVPGPAAKLLMQGSYAKHVAILSSHTANEGLVFTDPRSAGNNTHLRIQLRDILPTISEENQDFVLEKLYPPVYNGSKPWKDPIGRVMTLIGELALTCNTNAMAKYAQLHGTPAFHFDFSVPPALHGDDQPYTFARGSVPGMDPEIASIIQNAIAGFVMRGIPARSPITKASVVPAYGSENKVLNLAVHDTAAVKDPESNERCEWWHKALYY; from the coding sequence ATGGGCGTTTCATCTGGGGGAGGTTCTGTGATGCACCAGCTCACAGCTTATGGTGGTTTGAAGCCAGTTGCATTTCAACGGGCCATCCCTCAATCGTCTGGTTTCGTACCGACCCCAGGCACTCAGATCCAGGAGGAAACTTATGCCAAGTTTCTATCTAACCTCAATGTCAGCTCTATCGAAGCGGCAagaactttgccatcaaaCGAGCTGTTGgttgccaatgccaagcaGGTTGGTGATTCCTTCTGGGGCACATTTACCTTTGGTCCCGTTGTAGATAATGATTTTGTTCCTGGACCTGCGGCAAAGCTACTTATGCAAGGCTCGTACGCAAAACATGTGGCTATTCTCTCTTCCCACACAGCTAATGAGGGCCTTGTCTTCACGGATCCCCGATCAGCCGGGAATAATACCCACCTGCGCATTCAGCTTCGAGACATCTTGCCTACCATATCTGAAGAAAACCAGGATTTCGTACTGGAAAAGCTCTATCCGCCAGTGTACAACGGATCCAAGCCTTGGAAGGACCCTATTGGTCGCGTAATGACGTTGATTGGGGAGTTAGCACTCAcctgcaacaccaacgccatggccaagtatGCGCAACTGCATGGAACGCCAGCATTCCATTTTGACTTCTCGGTTCCACCAGCCTTACACGGTGATGACCAGCCTTATACTTTTGCTAGAGGTTCCGTACCTGGAATGGATCCCGAAATTGCAAGCATAATCCAAAACGCAATTGCTGGGTTCGTAATGAGAGGCATACCGGCTAGGAGTCCCATTACGAAGGCTTCTGTGGTTCCAGCTTACGGAAGTGAGAACAAAGTTCTCAATTTGGCAGTTCATGACACTGCAGCTGTTAAAGATCCTGAGTCGAATGAAAGGTGTGAGTGGTGGCACAAGGCTCTGTACTACTAG